One Cupriavidus pauculus genomic window, ATGATCCCGAGGCGAAGGCAGGGCAAATCTGTGCAAATAAGGGGGCCGGGAAGTCGTTTCCCGGTCTGATGTCACGCCGGGAACCGTCGTCCGGCGCGATCTTCGAAGGACGGTAATTTCGGGGCGGAACGGCGCAATCGCCGTTCGAGGCTTCATCAGGAGCAAGAAATGGGTTCGTTTAGCATTTGGCACTGGCTGATCGTGCTGGTGATCGTCATGCTCGTGTTCGGTACCAAGAAGCTGCGCAATATCGGCCAGGATCTGGGCGGCGCGGTGAAGGGTTTCAAGGACGGCATGAAGGATGGCGAGAAGGAAGCGCAAGCCGACGCCCCGGCCAAGGAACTGCGCGACGCCACCACGATCGACGTCGAGGCCAAGGAAAAGTCGCGCCAGCAGTAAGCGGCCGGCAGCTTCCTTGCAATTCGCCTTGTCTTCCGCCTCCCCGGCGGCCACGCCCAGCGTGGCCCGCTTTTCTTGTGTCCCAGGTTCGACGCCCGCATGATCGATCTCGGCATTTCCAAGCTGGCACTGATCGGCGCCGTGGCGCTGATCGTGATCGGTCCCGAGCGCCTGCCCAAGGTGGCCCGCACCGTGGGCGCACTGGTCGGCCGTGCGCAGCGCTATATCAATGACGTCAAGGCGGAAGTCAGCCGCGAGGTCGAACTCGACGAACTGCGCAAGATGCGCACGGAGTTCGAGAGCGCGGCGCGCGACGTCGAGCAGACGATCCACAAGGAAGTGAACGACCTCAACCAGGAGGTCAAGGATCAGGCGCAGGCCGTCAGCGACGCGCTGAACGGCACCGCCACGGATGGCGCGGACAGCGGCAGCCCGTTCGGCAGCAGCGAGGGTCTCGGCTTCGTCCCGTCGTGGGACGCTGCCCACAAGTCGCACAATGGCCGCAAGAGCTGGCGCGTGAAGCAGGGCGCGCGGCCCATCTGGTTCAAGCGGCAGCAGAACACGCGCGTGTGGGTGCAGTCCGGCGCCGCGCGCGTCAAGCGA contains:
- the tatA gene encoding Sec-independent protein translocase subunit TatA, whose product is MGSFSIWHWLIVLVIVMLVFGTKKLRNIGQDLGGAVKGFKDGMKDGEKEAQADAPAKELRDATTIDVEAKEKSRQQ
- the tatB gene encoding Sec-independent protein translocase protein TatB — its product is MIDLGISKLALIGAVALIVIGPERLPKVARTVGALVGRAQRYINDVKAEVSREVELDELRKMRTEFESAARDVEQTIHKEVNDLNQEVKDQAQAVSDALNGTATDGADSGSPFGSSEGLGFVPSWDAAHKSHNGRKSWRVKQGARPIWFKRQQNTRVWVQSGAARVKRHRPARGAARSFFE